Proteins from a genomic interval of Equus quagga isolate Etosha38 chromosome 13, UCLA_HA_Equagga_1.0, whole genome shotgun sequence:
- the RUSC1 gene encoding AP-4 complex accessory subunit RUSC1 isoform X3, with translation MLSPQRALLCNLNHIHLQHVSLGLHLSRRPELREGPLSTSPPPGDTGGKESRGPCSGTLVDANSNSPAVPCRCCQEHGPGLENRQDPAQEEEGAASPSDPGCSSSLSSCSDLSPDESPISVYSRDLPGDEDVHPQPSIIPLEQGSPLVSAGPGACSPDSFCCSPDSCSGASSPPDPCLDSNCNALTTCQDLPSPGLEEEDEGGEQDLPTSELPEADDGKIDTGKTEPSWKINPIWKIDTEKTEAAWKITENNNSGWKINGSTNSSWTTEPGKLDTGRKTFTGIIDSGSKTDAGKIDGGWRSDVSEEPVPHRTITSFHELAQKRKRGLGLPPVPQAKKDRSDWLIVFSPDTELPPIGSLGGSPAPAREVTTFKELRSRSRAPPPPVPPRDPPAGWALVPPRPPPPPVPPRRKKNRPGLQPIAEGQPEEGRAGSPTAGEEAPAAKEPEEPGAQAGLEVRSSWSFAGVPGAQRLWMAEAQSGTGQLQEQKKGLLIAVSASVDKIISHFGAARNLVQKVKAQLGDSRLSPDVGHLVLTTLCPALHALVADGLKPFRKDLITGQRRSSPWSVVEASVKPGSGTRSLGTLYSQISHLAPLNSSRSRFHAFILGLLNTKQLELWFSSLQEDAGLLSLLYLPTGFFSLARSGCPSLSTELLLLLQPLSVLTFHLDLLFEHHHHLPLGPPQAPAPHTSPPALQQTMQAMLHWGGRLAQSLRGASGETPPGPSASSSPPTQGSWWKQLTQASRVYASGGTEGFPLPRWGSRRHGTAAEGAQERSLPAEEAAPGRGIWLGRLFGVPGGLTETESGAPKSRRPSSWLPPTVSVLTLVKRGAPPETPSSPEELEASAPSMVQTHRAVRALCDHTAAGPDQLSFRRGQVLQVITTVDEDWLRCERDGVEGLVPVGYTSLVL, from the exons ATGCTGTCCCCTCAGAGGGCTTTACTCTGCAACCTCAACCACATCCACCTCCAGCACGTCTCTCTGGGCCTGCACTTGTCTCGTCGTCCCGAGCTACGGGAGGGGCCCTTGAGcacatcccctcccccaggggacactggggGCAAGGAGAGCCGGGGCCCCTGCAGCGGGACCCTGGTAGATGCCAATTCCAACAGCCCAGCCGTGCCCTGCCGATGCTGCCAGGAGCACGGGCCAGGCCTAGAAAACCGACAGGACCCAgcacaggaggaagaaggggcTGCCTCTCCCTCGGACCCGGGCTGCTCTTCCTCTCTCAGCTCCTGCTCAGATCTTAGTCCTGATGAGTCTCCCATCTCAGTCTACTCGCGGGACCTCCCTGGCGACGAGGATGTCCACCCTCAGCCCAGCATCATCCCCCTGGAGCAGGGCTCCCCACTGGTTTCTGCAGGCCCTGGCGCTTGCTCCCCCGACAGCTTCTGTTGCTCTCCTGATTCCTGCTCTGGAGCTTCCTCCCCACCGGACCCTTGCCTGGACTCCAACTGCAACGCCCTGACCACCTGCCAGGACCTCCCTtccccagggctggaggaagaggacGAGGGTGGCGAGCAGGACCTCCCTACCTCCGAGCTCCCGGAAGCCGATGACGGGAAAATCGATACTGGGAAAACCGAACCCAGTTGGAAAATCAACCCCATCTGGAAAATTGacacagagaaaactgaagctgcCTGGAAAATCACTGAGAACAATAACTCTGGTTGGAAAATTAATGGAAGTACTAACTCTAGCTGGACAACTGAACCTGGAAAACTCGACACCGGTAGGAAAACCTTCACAGGAATAATTGATTCTGGCTCGAAAACAGATGCAGGGAAAATTGATGGGGGATGGAGAAGTGACGTCAGCGAGGAGCCGGTGCCCCACCGGACAATCACGTCCTTCCACGAGCTGGCCCAGAAGCGCAAgcggggcctggggctgccccccGTGCCGCAGGCCAAGAAAGACCGCAGTGACTGGCTCATAGTCTTCTCGCCCGACACTGAGCTGCCCCCCATCGGGTCGCTGGGCGGCTCCCCGGCGCCTGCCCGGGAAGTCACCACCTTCAAGGAACTCCGGTCCCGAAgccgggccccgcccccgccagTCCCGCCCCGAGACCCCCCAGCTGGCTGGGCCTTGGTCCcaccccggcccccacccccacctgttCCTCCTCGGAGGAAGAAGAACCGACCTGGGCTGCAGCCCATAGCGGAGGGGCAGCCCGAGGAGGGCAGGGCGGGCAGCCCCACGGCTGGCGAGGAGGCCCCAGCCGCGAAGGAGCCGGAGGAGCCCGGCGCGCAGGCCGGCCTTGAGG TGCGTAGTTCCTGGTCGTTCGCCGGTGTCCCCGGGGCCCAGCGACTGTGGATGGCAGAAGCCCAGAGTGGAACTGGCCAGCTGCAGGAGCAGAAAAAAG gtCTCCTGATAGCTGTCAGCGCCTCAGTGGATAAAATCATCTCACACTTTGGGGCCGCCCGGAACTTGGTTCAGAAGGTGAAG GCCCAGTTGGGGGATAGCCGGCTGAGCCCAGATGTGGGGCACCTGGTGCTGACCACTCTCTGTCCGGCCCTCCATGCCCTGGTGGCCGATGGGCTGAAGCCTTTCCGGAAGGACCTCATCACTGGACAGCGCAGGAGCAGCCCCTGGAGTGTGGTGGAGGCCTCCGTGAAGCCAG GCTCCGGCACCCGTTCCCTGGGAACCCTGTATAGTCAGATCAGCCATCTGGCGCCACTGAACAGCAGCCGTAGCCGATTCCACGCCTTCATCCTGGGCCTCCTCAA cACTAAGCAGTTGGAGCTGTGGTTTTCCAGTCTCCAGGAAGATGCAG GCCTGCTGTCCCTCCTGTACCTGCCCACCGGATTCTTCTCTCTGGCCCGGAGTGGCTGCCCCTCCCTGTCCACggagctgctgctcctgctgcagcCATTGTCGGTGCTCACCTTCCACCTGGACCTACTCTTTgagcaccaccaccacctgccCCTGGGCCCGCCTCAGGCCCCTGCCCCCCACACCTCGCCTCCAGCCCTGCAGCAGACTATGCAAGCCATGCTGCACTGGGGGGGTCGGCTGGCCCAGAGCCTTCGGGGGGCTTCTGGGGAGACTCCTCCAGGCCCTTCAGCCTCCTCAAGCCCTCCTACACAAGGCAGCTGGTGGAAGCAGCTGACCCAGGCCTCCCGGGTCTACGCCTCTGGGGGCACCGAGGGCTTCCCTCTTCCCCGGTGGGGATCCAGGCGTCATGGGACTGCAGCTGAGGGTGCACAGGAGAGATCCCTGCCCGCGGAGGAAGCGGCGCCAGGCAGAGGCATATGGCTGGGGAGACTGTTTGGAGTGCCTGGGGGCCTCACAGAAACTGAGAGCGGAGCCCCAAAATCCAG GAGACCATCCAGCTGGCTGCCCCCGACAGTGAGTGTATTGACTCTGGTGAAGCGGGGGGCACCTCCCGAGACTCCCTCATCTCCTGAAGAGCTTGAGGCCTCAGCACCCAGCATGGTGCAGACCCACAG GGCAGTCCGTGCTCTCTGTGACCACACAGCTGCAGGACCCGACCAGCTGAGCTTTCGGCGTGGGCAAGTGCTGCAAGTTATTACCACTGTGGATGAGGACTGGCTCCGCTGTGAGCGGGATGGAGTGGAGGGACTGGTGCCTGTCGGGTATACCTCTCTTGTTCTCTAG
- the RUSC1 gene encoding AP-4 complex accessory subunit RUSC1 isoform X2: MLSPQRALLCNLNHIHLQHVSLGLHLSRRPELREGPLSTSPPPGDTGGKESRGPCSGTLVDANSNSPAVPCRCCQEHGPGLENRQDPAQEEEGAASPSDPGCSSSLSSCSDLSPDESPISVYSRDLPGDEDVHPQPSIIPLEQGSPLVSAGPGACSPDSFCCSPDSCSGASSPPDPCLDSNCNALTTCQDLPSPGLEEEDEGGEQDLPTSELPEADDGKIDTGKTEPSWKINPIWKIDTEKTEAAWKITENNNSGWKINGSTNSSWTTEPGKLDTGRKTFTGIIDSGSKTDAGKIDGGWRSDVSEEPVPHRTITSFHELAQKRKRGLGLPPVPQAKKDRSDWLIVFSPDTELPPIGSLGGSPAPAREVTTFKELRSRSRAPPPPVPPRDPPAGWALVPPRPPPPPVPPRRKKNRPGLQPIAEGQPEEGRAGSPTAGEEAPAAKEPEEPGAQAGLEASPLLLPRPLVFRFSADGRPLLEGGGAGAAGSLLLAPLAGWPGPGLRLLGAPSPPEEQLLPARLSPVGAYSPPARGALPCLASPELALLLSPLFPRSSTFPAAAPPPRQVPAPPLPPPPRPPKAPRWTRSPPPPPRLLRSSWSFAGVPGAQRLWMAEAQSGTGQLQEQKKGLLIAVSASVDKIISHFGAARNLVQKAQLGDSRLSPDVGHLVLTTLCPALHALVADGLKPFRKDLITGQRRSSPWSVVEASVKPGSGTRSLGTLYSQISHLAPLNSSRSRFHAFILGLLNTKQLELWFSSLQEDAGLLSLLYLPTGFFSLARSGCPSLSTELLLLLQPLSVLTFHLDLLFEHHHHLPLGPPQAPAPHTSPPALQQTMQAMLHWGGRLAQSLRGASGETPPGPSASSSPPTQGSWWKQLTQASRVYASGGTEGFPLPRWGSRRHGTAAEGAQERSLPAEEAAPGRGIWLGRLFGVPGGLTETESGAPKSRRPSSWLPPTVSVLTLVKRGAPPETPSSPEELEASAPSMVQTHRAVRALCDHTAAGPDQLSFRRGQVLQVITTVDEDWLRCERDGVEGLVPVGYTSLVL, translated from the exons ATGCTGTCCCCTCAGAGGGCTTTACTCTGCAACCTCAACCACATCCACCTCCAGCACGTCTCTCTGGGCCTGCACTTGTCTCGTCGTCCCGAGCTACGGGAGGGGCCCTTGAGcacatcccctcccccaggggacactggggGCAAGGAGAGCCGGGGCCCCTGCAGCGGGACCCTGGTAGATGCCAATTCCAACAGCCCAGCCGTGCCCTGCCGATGCTGCCAGGAGCACGGGCCAGGCCTAGAAAACCGACAGGACCCAgcacaggaggaagaaggggcTGCCTCTCCCTCGGACCCGGGCTGCTCTTCCTCTCTCAGCTCCTGCTCAGATCTTAGTCCTGATGAGTCTCCCATCTCAGTCTACTCGCGGGACCTCCCTGGCGACGAGGATGTCCACCCTCAGCCCAGCATCATCCCCCTGGAGCAGGGCTCCCCACTGGTTTCTGCAGGCCCTGGCGCTTGCTCCCCCGACAGCTTCTGTTGCTCTCCTGATTCCTGCTCTGGAGCTTCCTCCCCACCGGACCCTTGCCTGGACTCCAACTGCAACGCCCTGACCACCTGCCAGGACCTCCCTtccccagggctggaggaagaggacGAGGGTGGCGAGCAGGACCTCCCTACCTCCGAGCTCCCGGAAGCCGATGACGGGAAAATCGATACTGGGAAAACCGAACCCAGTTGGAAAATCAACCCCATCTGGAAAATTGacacagagaaaactgaagctgcCTGGAAAATCACTGAGAACAATAACTCTGGTTGGAAAATTAATGGAAGTACTAACTCTAGCTGGACAACTGAACCTGGAAAACTCGACACCGGTAGGAAAACCTTCACAGGAATAATTGATTCTGGCTCGAAAACAGATGCAGGGAAAATTGATGGGGGATGGAGAAGTGACGTCAGCGAGGAGCCGGTGCCCCACCGGACAATCACGTCCTTCCACGAGCTGGCCCAGAAGCGCAAgcggggcctggggctgccccccGTGCCGCAGGCCAAGAAAGACCGCAGTGACTGGCTCATAGTCTTCTCGCCCGACACTGAGCTGCCCCCCATCGGGTCGCTGGGCGGCTCCCCGGCGCCTGCCCGGGAAGTCACCACCTTCAAGGAACTCCGGTCCCGAAgccgggccccgcccccgccagTCCCGCCCCGAGACCCCCCAGCTGGCTGGGCCTTGGTCCcaccccggcccccacccccacctgttCCTCCTCGGAGGAAGAAGAACCGACCTGGGCTGCAGCCCATAGCGGAGGGGCAGCCCGAGGAGGGCAGGGCGGGCAGCCCCACGGCTGGCGAGGAGGCCCCAGCCGCGAAGGAGCCGGAGGAGCCCGGCGCGCAGGCCGGCCTTGAGG CCagtcccctcctgctccctcgGCCCCTGGTTTTCCGGTTCTCGGCCGACGGGCGCCCCCTGTTGGAGGGTGGGGGCGCTGGCGCAGCTGGGTCTCTGCTCCTGGCGCCTCTGGCCGGGTGGCCTGGCCCCGGGCTGCGGCTGCTGGGGGCGCCGAGTCCCCCAGAGGAGCAGCTGCTGCCTGCCCGCCTGTCCCCGGTGGGAGCCTATTCGCCTCCGGCTCGGGGGGCGCTGCCCTGCCTGGCCAGCCCTGAGCTGGCACTGCTGCTGTCCCCGCTCTTTCCCAGAAGTAGCACCTTCCCCGCCGCGGCTCCCCCACCCCGCCAGGTACCCGCCCCCCCGCTGCCACCGCCACCTCGTCCGCCGAAGGCCCCTCGCTGGACCAGGAGCCCACCGCCTCCGCCCAGGCTAC TGCGTAGTTCCTGGTCGTTCGCCGGTGTCCCCGGGGCCCAGCGACTGTGGATGGCAGAAGCCCAGAGTGGAACTGGCCAGCTGCAGGAGCAGAAAAAAG gtCTCCTGATAGCTGTCAGCGCCTCAGTGGATAAAATCATCTCACACTTTGGGGCCGCCCGGAACTTGGTTCAGAAG GCCCAGTTGGGGGATAGCCGGCTGAGCCCAGATGTGGGGCACCTGGTGCTGACCACTCTCTGTCCGGCCCTCCATGCCCTGGTGGCCGATGGGCTGAAGCCTTTCCGGAAGGACCTCATCACTGGACAGCGCAGGAGCAGCCCCTGGAGTGTGGTGGAGGCCTCCGTGAAGCCAG GCTCCGGCACCCGTTCCCTGGGAACCCTGTATAGTCAGATCAGCCATCTGGCGCCACTGAACAGCAGCCGTAGCCGATTCCACGCCTTCATCCTGGGCCTCCTCAA cACTAAGCAGTTGGAGCTGTGGTTTTCCAGTCTCCAGGAAGATGCAG GCCTGCTGTCCCTCCTGTACCTGCCCACCGGATTCTTCTCTCTGGCCCGGAGTGGCTGCCCCTCCCTGTCCACggagctgctgctcctgctgcagcCATTGTCGGTGCTCACCTTCCACCTGGACCTACTCTTTgagcaccaccaccacctgccCCTGGGCCCGCCTCAGGCCCCTGCCCCCCACACCTCGCCTCCAGCCCTGCAGCAGACTATGCAAGCCATGCTGCACTGGGGGGGTCGGCTGGCCCAGAGCCTTCGGGGGGCTTCTGGGGAGACTCCTCCAGGCCCTTCAGCCTCCTCAAGCCCTCCTACACAAGGCAGCTGGTGGAAGCAGCTGACCCAGGCCTCCCGGGTCTACGCCTCTGGGGGCACCGAGGGCTTCCCTCTTCCCCGGTGGGGATCCAGGCGTCATGGGACTGCAGCTGAGGGTGCACAGGAGAGATCCCTGCCCGCGGAGGAAGCGGCGCCAGGCAGAGGCATATGGCTGGGGAGACTGTTTGGAGTGCCTGGGGGCCTCACAGAAACTGAGAGCGGAGCCCCAAAATCCAG GAGACCATCCAGCTGGCTGCCCCCGACAGTGAGTGTATTGACTCTGGTGAAGCGGGGGGCACCTCCCGAGACTCCCTCATCTCCTGAAGAGCTTGAGGCCTCAGCACCCAGCATGGTGCAGACCCACAG GGCAGTCCGTGCTCTCTGTGACCACACAGCTGCAGGACCCGACCAGCTGAGCTTTCGGCGTGGGCAAGTGCTGCAAGTTATTACCACTGTGGATGAGGACTGGCTCCGCTGTGAGCGGGATGGAGTGGAGGGACTGGTGCCTGTCGGGTATACCTCTCTTGTTCTCTAG
- the RUSC1 gene encoding AP-4 complex accessory subunit RUSC1 isoform X4: MLSPQRALLCNLNHIHLQHVSLGLHLSRRPELREGPLSTSPPPGDTGGKESRGPCSGTLVDANSNSPAVPCRCCQEHGPGLENRQDPAQEEEGAASPSDPGCSSSLSSCSDLSPDESPISVYSRDLPGDEDVHPQPSIIPLEQGSPLVSAGPGACSPDSFCCSPDSCSGASSPPDPCLDSNCNALTTCQDLPSPGLEEEDEGGEQDLPTSELPEADDGKIDTGKTEPSWKINPIWKIDTEKTEAAWKITENNNSGWKINGSTNSSWTTEPGKLDTGRKTFTGIIDSGSKTDAGKIDGGWRSDVSEEPVPHRTITSFHELAQKRKRGLGLPPVPQAKKDRSDWLIVFSPDTELPPIGSLGGSPAPAREVTTFKELRSRSRAPPPPVPPRDPPAGWALVPPRPPPPPVPPRRKKNRPGLQPIAEGQPEEGRAGSPTAGEEAPAAKEPEEPGAQAGLEVRSSWSFAGVPGAQRLWMAEAQSGTGQLQEQKKGLLIAVSASVDKIISHFGAARNLVQKAQLGDSRLSPDVGHLVLTTLCPALHALVADGLKPFRKDLITGQRRSSPWSVVEASVKPGSGTRSLGTLYSQISHLAPLNSSRSRFHAFILGLLNTKQLELWFSSLQEDAGLLSLLYLPTGFFSLARSGCPSLSTELLLLLQPLSVLTFHLDLLFEHHHHLPLGPPQAPAPHTSPPALQQTMQAMLHWGGRLAQSLRGASGETPPGPSASSSPPTQGSWWKQLTQASRVYASGGTEGFPLPRWGSRRHGTAAEGAQERSLPAEEAAPGRGIWLGRLFGVPGGLTETESGAPKSRRPSSWLPPTVSVLTLVKRGAPPETPSSPEELEASAPSMVQTHRAVRALCDHTAAGPDQLSFRRGQVLQVITTVDEDWLRCERDGVEGLVPVGYTSLVL, from the exons ATGCTGTCCCCTCAGAGGGCTTTACTCTGCAACCTCAACCACATCCACCTCCAGCACGTCTCTCTGGGCCTGCACTTGTCTCGTCGTCCCGAGCTACGGGAGGGGCCCTTGAGcacatcccctcccccaggggacactggggGCAAGGAGAGCCGGGGCCCCTGCAGCGGGACCCTGGTAGATGCCAATTCCAACAGCCCAGCCGTGCCCTGCCGATGCTGCCAGGAGCACGGGCCAGGCCTAGAAAACCGACAGGACCCAgcacaggaggaagaaggggcTGCCTCTCCCTCGGACCCGGGCTGCTCTTCCTCTCTCAGCTCCTGCTCAGATCTTAGTCCTGATGAGTCTCCCATCTCAGTCTACTCGCGGGACCTCCCTGGCGACGAGGATGTCCACCCTCAGCCCAGCATCATCCCCCTGGAGCAGGGCTCCCCACTGGTTTCTGCAGGCCCTGGCGCTTGCTCCCCCGACAGCTTCTGTTGCTCTCCTGATTCCTGCTCTGGAGCTTCCTCCCCACCGGACCCTTGCCTGGACTCCAACTGCAACGCCCTGACCACCTGCCAGGACCTCCCTtccccagggctggaggaagaggacGAGGGTGGCGAGCAGGACCTCCCTACCTCCGAGCTCCCGGAAGCCGATGACGGGAAAATCGATACTGGGAAAACCGAACCCAGTTGGAAAATCAACCCCATCTGGAAAATTGacacagagaaaactgaagctgcCTGGAAAATCACTGAGAACAATAACTCTGGTTGGAAAATTAATGGAAGTACTAACTCTAGCTGGACAACTGAACCTGGAAAACTCGACACCGGTAGGAAAACCTTCACAGGAATAATTGATTCTGGCTCGAAAACAGATGCAGGGAAAATTGATGGGGGATGGAGAAGTGACGTCAGCGAGGAGCCGGTGCCCCACCGGACAATCACGTCCTTCCACGAGCTGGCCCAGAAGCGCAAgcggggcctggggctgccccccGTGCCGCAGGCCAAGAAAGACCGCAGTGACTGGCTCATAGTCTTCTCGCCCGACACTGAGCTGCCCCCCATCGGGTCGCTGGGCGGCTCCCCGGCGCCTGCCCGGGAAGTCACCACCTTCAAGGAACTCCGGTCCCGAAgccgggccccgcccccgccagTCCCGCCCCGAGACCCCCCAGCTGGCTGGGCCTTGGTCCcaccccggcccccacccccacctgttCCTCCTCGGAGGAAGAAGAACCGACCTGGGCTGCAGCCCATAGCGGAGGGGCAGCCCGAGGAGGGCAGGGCGGGCAGCCCCACGGCTGGCGAGGAGGCCCCAGCCGCGAAGGAGCCGGAGGAGCCCGGCGCGCAGGCCGGCCTTGAGG TGCGTAGTTCCTGGTCGTTCGCCGGTGTCCCCGGGGCCCAGCGACTGTGGATGGCAGAAGCCCAGAGTGGAACTGGCCAGCTGCAGGAGCAGAAAAAAG gtCTCCTGATAGCTGTCAGCGCCTCAGTGGATAAAATCATCTCACACTTTGGGGCCGCCCGGAACTTGGTTCAGAAG GCCCAGTTGGGGGATAGCCGGCTGAGCCCAGATGTGGGGCACCTGGTGCTGACCACTCTCTGTCCGGCCCTCCATGCCCTGGTGGCCGATGGGCTGAAGCCTTTCCGGAAGGACCTCATCACTGGACAGCGCAGGAGCAGCCCCTGGAGTGTGGTGGAGGCCTCCGTGAAGCCAG GCTCCGGCACCCGTTCCCTGGGAACCCTGTATAGTCAGATCAGCCATCTGGCGCCACTGAACAGCAGCCGTAGCCGATTCCACGCCTTCATCCTGGGCCTCCTCAA cACTAAGCAGTTGGAGCTGTGGTTTTCCAGTCTCCAGGAAGATGCAG GCCTGCTGTCCCTCCTGTACCTGCCCACCGGATTCTTCTCTCTGGCCCGGAGTGGCTGCCCCTCCCTGTCCACggagctgctgctcctgctgcagcCATTGTCGGTGCTCACCTTCCACCTGGACCTACTCTTTgagcaccaccaccacctgccCCTGGGCCCGCCTCAGGCCCCTGCCCCCCACACCTCGCCTCCAGCCCTGCAGCAGACTATGCAAGCCATGCTGCACTGGGGGGGTCGGCTGGCCCAGAGCCTTCGGGGGGCTTCTGGGGAGACTCCTCCAGGCCCTTCAGCCTCCTCAAGCCCTCCTACACAAGGCAGCTGGTGGAAGCAGCTGACCCAGGCCTCCCGGGTCTACGCCTCTGGGGGCACCGAGGGCTTCCCTCTTCCCCGGTGGGGATCCAGGCGTCATGGGACTGCAGCTGAGGGTGCACAGGAGAGATCCCTGCCCGCGGAGGAAGCGGCGCCAGGCAGAGGCATATGGCTGGGGAGACTGTTTGGAGTGCCTGGGGGCCTCACAGAAACTGAGAGCGGAGCCCCAAAATCCAG GAGACCATCCAGCTGGCTGCCCCCGACAGTGAGTGTATTGACTCTGGTGAAGCGGGGGGCACCTCCCGAGACTCCCTCATCTCCTGAAGAGCTTGAGGCCTCAGCACCCAGCATGGTGCAGACCCACAG GGCAGTCCGTGCTCTCTGTGACCACACAGCTGCAGGACCCGACCAGCTGAGCTTTCGGCGTGGGCAAGTGCTGCAAGTTATTACCACTGTGGATGAGGACTGGCTCCGCTGTGAGCGGGATGGAGTGGAGGGACTGGTGCCTGTCGGGTATACCTCTCTTGTTCTCTAG